The following are from one region of the Novosphingobium humi genome:
- the ccoS gene encoding cbb3-type cytochrome oxidase assembly protein CcoS has protein sequence MTGLAFLIPVALLMGLTGLAAFFWSLRNGQFEDLDGAAARILIDDEELPVERKGERG, from the coding sequence ATGACTGGTCTGGCTTTTCTGATCCCTGTAGCCTTGCTCATGGGGCTGACCGGGCTGGCGGCCTTCTTCTGGTCGCTGCGCAATGGCCAGTTCGAGGATCTGGATGGGGCCGCCGCGCGCATCCTGATCGATGACGAGGAATTGCCCGTGGAAAGGAAGGGGGAGCGCGGATGA